The Phycisphaerae bacterium genomic sequence CTGCGGGTTGTTGTGCCATTCCGGATAACTTGGCGGCGTCGCGGCCCCGTCCCATCGCTTGCGAAAGCCACCGTTGAGCACATACCAGCACGTCGCAATATCCGCGGCCGGCTCGGACTGGCCGACTTCGCGGATCGTGATCTGCAAGCCGTTGATTTTGCTGGACTTGGGCTCGCCCCGGAACTGGAGCCAGACGTAGCCGAAGTCTCCGTCCACCAACCTGATCGGGTCTGCGGTCGTGCCGGACGGCGCGTCCACCGGCGGATAGCTGTGGCACGCGTAATAGTAAAAATCGTACGCATTGATGTCCTCACCGCTCGGCAGCACGGTGCTGAGTGTCGGCGTGAAGGCAAGAGTCGGATCGGTGAGCCCGTGACCGGCCTGTGCGGGGGTCACAAAGATTCGCACGTCCGCCAGGGCGAAAGTCGCCAGCGACAGACTGCCCGCGATGATCAGAGCAGTTCTCATGGCGGCGATCCTCCAAGCCCCCAGCGTGCAGATGGAACTGCGCACAACACCCGGGCCCTGCGACGCGCGAGACGCATCTCTAACCAGAAGTATGCCTCAGAATGCGGCCAATGCAACCGCGCGCGTGGCGCAGCGACCGGCGGACGCCCCCCTGTCGCTGAAGGTGCCTACAAAAATGCGACGGACCGCACAGCCGATCGGGCGGTGGTCCGTCGCGTGGTCGGAGCCAACCTCCGCTGTTGCCGGTGGAAGAGGTTTGCTTGAACCCTTGGTCAAGGTGGGTGGCCCGCGCTGCCCCGACCCAACGCTCAAGGCGCCTCCGTCGGGGGGAAGTCGTCATGGCCTCCCAGGGTTCAGCTTAACGGTTCGAGCAAACGGTTTCTTCCTTATCGCACAACGCAGGGGCTGATCCGTTGAGCCCTGTCACACACTAAGTATACCCAACAGATCGGCGATTCCGGCGCGCGAAATTCAACTTTCGCGCGGCCCCGCGGCGCGCACGGGCGCAACCGACATTCCGGGGCGGAGTTACCGCTGCCTCGCGCGCCGCAATCGCCACGACCCGGCACGGGCTGT encodes the following:
- a CDS encoding PEP-CTERM sorting domain-containing protein; protein product: MRTALIIAGSLSLATFALADVRIFVTPAQAGHGLTDPTLAFTPTLSTVLPSGEDINAYDFYYYACHSYPPVDAPSGTTADPIRLVDGDFGYVWLQFRGEPKSSKINGLQITIREVGQSEPAADIATCWYVLNGGFRKRWDGAATPPSYPEWHNNPQTLACTRAYGIVNSGDDAHMLFDHQTDGPYYSGVTLLGSVYDLPAMIKYEILITEISYASGEAPEVSGGVFWRFVPEPTSLMLLVLAGLVIRRR